The following proteins come from a genomic window of Ignavibacteria bacterium:
- a CDS encoding DUF1573 domain-containing protein, whose product MLKRYFFMILFISGFTFAQQFPQISITPSSYDMGDIKAGEKVTKIYTIKNVGGEILDIKEVRASCGCTAAKPGKNKLGPGEFTGLEVTFNSEGREGKQNKTVYIETNDPSHATAKVTFTANVLTGGIANTNVISNAGIGSNKSVLKTPKLSFTEKVHDLGKLKEGKVAQYTFNFTNTGGSPLDIGFVVTTGPGIATRLSGRKIEPGKKGYLKVDIDTSNLKGKIARNIKVSSNDPTEPTQTLILTADILK is encoded by the coding sequence ATGTTAAAAAGATACTTTTTTATGATTCTTTTTATTTCAGGCTTTACGTTTGCACAGCAGTTTCCCCAGATCTCAATTACACCATCGAGCTATGACATGGGAGATATAAAAGCAGGGGAAAAGGTGACTAAAATCTATACAATAAAGAATGTGGGAGGCGAAATTCTGGATATAAAGGAAGTCAGGGCCTCATGCGGCTGCACAGCTGCAAAACCGGGAAAAAATAAATTAGGGCCCGGAGAATTCACGGGGCTGGAGGTAACCTTTAATTCAGAGGGAAGAGAGGGCAAGCAGAATAAAACCGTGTATATCGAAACAAATGATCCCTCGCACGCTACAGCCAAGGTTACATTTACAGCAAATGTTTTAACTGGCGGTATAGCGAATACTAATGTTATTTCGAACGCCGGCATTGGGAGCAACAAGTCAGTCTTAAAAACGCCGAAGCTTTCATTTACGGAAAAAGTGCACGATTTGGGAAAATTAAAGGAAGGCAAGGTTGCACAGTACACTTTTAATTTTACAAATACAGGCGGTTCACCTCTTGACATAGGATTTGTTGTAACAACCGGCCCGGGCATTGCAACACGCCTGAGCGGCAGAAAAATTGAACCGGGGAAAAAGGGATACTTAAAGGTTGACATTGACACTTCAAACCTGAAGGGCAAAATAGCCAGGAACATAAAAGTTTCGAGCAATGATCCCACTGAACCCACACAGACACTGATTCTTACGGCAGATATATTAAAATGA
- a CDS encoding DoxX family membrane protein, producing the protein MELKNILKNEYLLLFARVALGVVFVIAGMEKISGPNAFAKAIYDYRIFPEVLVNFLAVVIPWIEVVSGLLLVFGILARENAAIISFLLVMFSMLVVISISRGLNIECGCFGTASGSRVGWQKILENSGLLLLGFYTMYSENRSLKLEG; encoded by the coding sequence ATGGAACTGAAAAATATTTTAAAGAATGAATATCTTCTGCTCTTTGCAAGAGTGGCGCTTGGAGTAGTATTTGTAATTGCGGGAATGGAGAAGATTTCCGGGCCTAATGCCTTTGCAAAGGCTATTTATGATTATAGAATTTTCCCCGAAGTGCTCGTTAATTTTCTTGCCGTAGTAATCCCCTGGATTGAGGTAGTCTCGGGACTTCTTTTGGTATTCGGGATACTGGCAAGGGAAAATGCCGCAATTATAAGCTTCTTATTAGTAATGTTTAGCATGCTCGTAGTCATCAGCATTTCCCGCGGTCTTAATATTGAATGCGGATGCTTCGGAACAGCTTCTGGAAGCAGGGTCGGGTGGCAGAAAATTCTGGAGAATTCGGGTCTTTTATTGCTTGGCTTTTACACAATGTATTCAGAAAACAGGTCATTAAAGCTGGAGGGATAA
- a CDS encoding rhodanese-like domain-containing protein: MVKINFNKVVIIIMSSLCLGITYNYFSQGGVPLFGFSIKNYISGELLKSESVNLQVSSEPKHISLKEALRLHEANVIFIDARDAEDFLSGHIENAINVPYNKLAEYQKVLSRIPKDEPLVSYCGGTDCELSILLGNKLALMGYNKVFIFFGGWNSWAEAEYPISK; encoded by the coding sequence ATGGTAAAAATTAACTTCAATAAGGTTGTAATTATTATCATGAGCAGTCTTTGCCTTGGGATAACGTACAATTATTTCTCACAGGGAGGAGTGCCGTTATTCGGCTTCAGCATTAAGAATTACATATCCGGTGAACTGCTAAAAAGTGAAAGCGTGAACTTACAAGTCTCTAGTGAACCAAAACACATCTCGCTAAAAGAAGCCCTCAGGCTCCACGAAGCAAATGTTATTTTTATTGATGCCCGTGACGCTGAAGATTTCCTGAGCGGGCACATTGAAAACGCTATAAATGTTCCTTATAACAAACTGGCTGAATATCAAAAGGTGCTTAGCCGTATTCCCAAAGATGAGCCGCTGGTTTCATACTGCGGGGGAACGGACTGCGAACTGAGCATTCTGCTTGGTAACAAGCTGGCACTAATGGGCTACAATAAAGTTTTTATTTTTTTCGGCGGCTGGAATTCCTGGGCTGAAGCCGAATATCCCATTTCAAAATAG
- the bla gene encoding class A beta-lactamase, which yields MKHLNIFLSAALIFFTCSTLNAQSIEKEIEKIANDAQGRVGAGLMLAETGEASWLNAEGNFPMQSVYKLPIAMAALSKVDKGFFGLDSMILVKKSDFISKKQYSPIRDKNPKGNFHMKVLDLIRYAVSESDGTASDVLMRLCGGPGEIMKYLAGLGIKDIYVKNTEKQMGLDYSVQYKNTSTPREAVRLLYLIYKGGLFKKETEKLLSDDMTNLLTSSRRIKGLLPKDTKVAHKTGTSGTEKGIAAATNDIGIVTLPDGRHLLVAVFVSDSKAPEAVREGVIARIAKTGWDKYVK from the coding sequence ATGAAACATCTGAATATTTTTTTATCGGCAGCACTCATCTTTTTCACATGCAGTACACTTAATGCGCAAAGTATTGAAAAGGAAATAGAAAAGATTGCAAATGATGCTCAGGGGCGCGTGGGCGCGGGCCTGATGCTAGCAGAAACAGGAGAGGCCTCATGGCTGAATGCCGAAGGGAATTTCCCGATGCAGAGCGTTTATAAACTGCCTATTGCAATGGCAGCGCTTTCAAAAGTTGACAAAGGCTTTTTCGGCCTGGACAGCATGATACTCGTAAAAAAAAGCGACTTCATCAGTAAAAAACAGTATAGCCCGATAAGGGACAAGAACCCAAAGGGAAACTTCCACATGAAAGTCCTTGACCTGATCCGTTATGCCGTTTCAGAAAGCGACGGAACTGCAAGTGATGTGCTCATGAGGCTCTGCGGCGGGCCCGGGGAGATAATGAAGTATCTTGCAGGCCTGGGAATTAAAGACATCTATGTAAAAAATACTGAAAAGCAGATGGGGCTGGATTACTCCGTCCAATACAAAAACACCTCTACACCGCGTGAGGCAGTCCGGCTGCTTTATTTAATTTATAAAGGCGGATTATTTAAGAAAGAGACTGAAAAACTCCTTTCAGATGACATGACTAACCTTTTAACCAGTTCCAGAAGGATCAAGGGCTTACTTCCCAAAGACACAAAAGTGGCACACAAGACCGGAACCTCAGGCACAGAAAAAGGAATTGCCGCAGCTACCAATGACATTGGAATTGTAACTCTGCCTGACGGAAGACACCTCCTCGTGGCGGTTTTTGTCTCAGATTCAAAGGCTCCGGAGGCCGTGCGGGAAGGAGTAATAGCCAGGATCGCAAAGACGGGCTGGGACAAATACGTAAAATAA
- a CDS encoding MFS transporter gives MQLYLFQPILPAIGKEFSINPAESSLTVSFSTIGIAAGLFAGALFADRISRKKLIGLALICSSVLTVISSFVPVFPVLITINMLKGFFLSGSASVAMTYIAEEIHPSALGKATSLYITGNAIGGMSGRIVATLITGWLSWRWAAGMIGTICFIFGMLFVIEAPASRHFKPYKTDTIKGLKTMGMHLRNPLLLSMYILAALYLGSFVSIYNYLAFRMQASPFFLPHEILASLYLMYIAGTAGSMSAGVLSDRFSSQKTLPAIVSFLLVGLLLMLTPSLILVILGLGIFTASFFGAHTIASKIVAQYSPVGKPVSISLFLLFYYAGSSLFGTSTGVIMHHYGWASFIFTLCAVSIVSLFISLFFRRWIEKPAGRVLIKEPVQQEA, from the coding sequence ATGCAGCTCTACTTATTTCAGCCCATACTTCCCGCAATAGGCAAAGAATTTTCAATCAACCCCGCTGAAAGCAGCCTTACGGTCTCGTTTTCAACCATCGGGATCGCTGCCGGACTGTTTGCAGGAGCTCTCTTTGCAGACAGAATTTCGCGCAAGAAGCTGATAGGGCTTGCACTTATATGCTCATCGGTACTGACTGTAATTTCTTCTTTTGTGCCGGTTTTCCCTGTCCTTATAACCATCAATATGCTGAAGGGGTTTTTCCTTTCAGGTTCGGCCTCGGTTGCAATGACTTATATTGCAGAAGAAATCCATCCTTCGGCTCTTGGTAAAGCTACAAGCCTTTATATTACAGGTAACGCAATCGGCGGCATGAGCGGGCGCATTGTTGCAACGCTCATTACGGGGTGGCTTTCATGGCGCTGGGCAGCAGGCATGATTGGCACAATATGTTTTATTTTCGGGATGCTTTTCGTAATTGAGGCTCCGGCCTCCAGGCATTTCAAGCCGTACAAGACTGATACTATAAAGGGCCTGAAGACCATGGGAATGCATCTGCGTAACCCTTTATTGCTTTCCATGTACATTCTTGCGGCGCTCTACCTCGGGAGCTTTGTCAGCATATATAATTACCTGGCCTTCCGCATGCAGGCATCCCCGTTCTTTCTGCCTCACGAGATACTGGCTTCACTTTATCTCATGTACATAGCCGGGACGGCAGGATCCATGTCGGCAGGAGTGTTGTCGGACAGGTTCAGTTCACAGAAAACGCTCCCGGCAATAGTTTCATTTTTACTCGTAGGACTTCTTTTGATGCTTACGCCAAGCCTAATTCTGGTTATTCTGGGACTTGGGATTTTTACGGCAAGCTTCTTCGGGGCTCACACAATAGCCAGTAAAATTGTAGCGCAATATTCTCCTGTAGGAAAGCCGGTTTCCATATCCTTATTTTTGTTGTTTTACTATGCCGGGTCAAGCCTGTTTGGGACAAGTACGGGGGTAATAATGCACCATTACGGCTGGGCGTCATTTATATTCACGCTTTGTGCAGTGAGCATTGTGAGTCTGTTCATATCCCTGTTCTTCCGCAGGTGGATTGAAAAGCCTGCTGGACGGGTACTTATCAAAGAACCCGTCCAGCAGGAAGCCTGA
- a CDS encoding efflux RND transporter permease subunit encodes MTITELAIKRSTLVVIVFTALSLLGLLCYSKLNYDLIPKVDVPIVAITTVYPGASAGEVENSVTKKLEDALSALENVKSMSSSSMEGYSAIVLELVPNTNVDLSLQDAQRKVNGVLYQLPEDAKTPSLLKFSTDEIPVLKLGVYGKIPATKLYQLTKDQIKPQLAKLSGVGMVTILGGDEREIRINVNRDKLAAYKISIAQLYAAVSSSNMQFATGKIEGSKSQYTVRLSGKVASLEQLKNVIVYHTPGGSDIRLSDVAEIVDGIAEYTALNRINGENSIGIMIQKQSDANSVEVSQLVKNELKVIEQQYQSSGVRFDIASDNSVYTLASADAVMEDLGLAILLVAIVMFLFLHSFRNSLIVLVSIPTSIISVFTGMYIFNFSLNIMTLMALSLVIGILVDDSIVVLENIYRHLAMGKDKKKAALDGRNEIGFTAVAITMVDVVVFVPMALISGMIGNIIREFSLVVVFSTLMSLFVSFTITPLLASRFSKIERLTRGTLMGKIALGFEDLYKKLVILYEKTLRWGLNHKLVVSATVFVLFIASFLLLGFGFIGSEFMPESDRGEFLIQLEGEAQNNLHQTNILTEKVEKLLFSKPEVTKVFANVGYSSSGMGGSNDQQKSELTVTIIDKKERNYSVQQYAEKTKQEILAKIPGLKVTAAAAGMFGTAEAPIQILLRGSDMNEIYKTADQVMGLIKNVPGVNDINLSVEKSKPEVHVSLDRDKMSMLGLSVADVGTTLQLAFAGSTNLQYSENGTDYDINVMMDKFDRTKIDDLGSITFVNSKGEIIELRQFANIYQSLGPNKLERYGRMSSIKVQSQVFGRPVGTVGDDIKKIVAANIHNNNVSIEYIGQLQRQSEAFSSLLFALVAAILLVYFVMVALYNSYLYPFVVLFSLPVATIGALLALALAGQNISMFVLIGIIMLMGLVAKNAILLVDFTNKLKEDGRTVVEALVEAGKERLRPILMTTIAMVIGMIPLAISSGASSESKNGLAWVIIGGLTSSLMLTLILVPSVYMVMENLKVKFQHRFAKKKAAAKDVQVEVLEEV; translated from the coding sequence ATGACTATAACTGAATTAGCTATAAAAAGATCTACACTGGTAGTTATTGTATTTACTGCTCTTTCTTTGCTTGGTCTGCTTTGCTACTCAAAGCTTAATTATGACCTGATACCAAAGGTGGATGTACCTATAGTAGCAATAACTACAGTATATCCTGGAGCATCTGCAGGTGAGGTTGAGAACTCAGTAACCAAAAAACTTGAGGATGCCCTTTCAGCGCTCGAAAACGTAAAGAGCATGAGTTCCTCTTCGATGGAAGGATATTCGGCCATAGTTTTGGAACTCGTTCCAAATACAAATGTCGACCTTTCACTTCAGGATGCGCAGAGGAAAGTTAACGGAGTTTTATACCAGCTGCCTGAAGACGCAAAAACTCCATCTCTGCTAAAGTTTTCAACAGATGAGATTCCTGTACTTAAACTTGGCGTATACGGTAAAATTCCTGCAACAAAGCTCTACCAGCTTACTAAGGACCAGATAAAGCCGCAGCTTGCAAAGCTGAGCGGTGTTGGTATGGTAACTATTCTTGGCGGTGATGAGCGCGAAATAAGAATAAATGTGAACAGGGACAAGCTTGCCGCATACAAAATTTCCATAGCGCAGCTCTATGCCGCAGTAAGCAGTTCAAACATGCAGTTTGCAACCGGCAAGATTGAAGGCAGCAAGAGCCAGTACACTGTACGCCTCTCGGGCAAAGTTGCCTCACTTGAGCAGCTGAAGAACGTCATTGTTTACCACACGCCGGGCGGAAGTGACATAAGGCTTTCAGACGTGGCCGAAATAGTTGACGGTATTGCCGAATACACGGCACTCAACAGAATCAACGGCGAAAACTCAATCGGTATCATGATACAAAAACAGTCAGATGCCAATTCGGTTGAAGTAAGCCAGCTTGTAAAAAATGAGCTTAAGGTAATAGAGCAGCAGTATCAATCAAGCGGCGTAAGGTTCGATATTGCGTCTGACAATTCGGTCTATACGCTGGCATCTGCAGACGCCGTTATGGAGGATCTTGGCCTTGCAATTCTGCTTGTTGCAATAGTAATGTTTTTATTCCTGCATTCATTCAGAAACTCACTTATTGTGCTTGTTTCAATTCCGACTTCAATCATATCGGTATTTACAGGCATGTATATTTTCAACTTCTCGCTGAATATCATGACGCTGATGGCTCTTTCGCTTGTTATCGGTATCCTGGTTGACGACTCGATAGTTGTGCTTGAAAATATCTACAGGCACCTTGCCATGGGCAAGGACAAGAAGAAAGCCGCTTTAGACGGAAGAAATGAAATAGGGTTTACAGCAGTTGCAATTACCATGGTGGACGTTGTGGTATTCGTTCCTATGGCGCTCATCTCCGGCATGATCGGAAACATCATAAGGGAGTTCTCACTGGTTGTAGTATTCTCTACACTCATGAGCCTTTTTGTATCTTTTACCATTACTCCCCTTCTTGCCTCAAGGTTCAGCAAGATTGAAAGGCTGACACGCGGTACACTGATGGGAAAGATTGCCTTAGGGTTTGAAGATCTCTATAAAAAGCTCGTTATTCTTTACGAGAAAACACTGCGCTGGGGACTTAATCATAAGCTCGTTGTATCAGCCACGGTATTTGTTTTATTTATTGCGTCATTCCTTCTTCTTGGCTTTGGCTTTATCGGAAGTGAGTTTATGCCCGAGAGTGACCGCGGTGAGTTTTTGATCCAGCTTGAAGGTGAAGCGCAGAACAATCTGCATCAGACAAATATACTTACAGAGAAGGTGGAAAAGCTCCTGTTCTCCAAGCCTGAAGTCACAAAAGTGTTTGCCAACGTCGGCTATTCGAGCTCAGGCATGGGCGGAAGCAATGATCAGCAGAAGTCGGAACTGACTGTAACCATTATCGACAAGAAAGAAAGGAACTACTCAGTTCAGCAGTATGCAGAGAAAACGAAGCAGGAAATACTGGCCAAGATACCGGGCCTGAAAGTAACTGCTGCGGCAGCGGGTATGTTCGGCACGGCTGAGGCCCCGATACAGATCCTCTTAAGAGGCTCTGACATGAATGAAATATATAAGACAGCAGACCAGGTAATGGGTCTCATTAAGAACGTTCCCGGTGTTAACGACATCAATCTTTCTGTTGAGAAAAGCAAGCCTGAGGTTCACGTGTCACTCGACCGCGACAAGATGTCTATGCTGGGACTCTCAGTAGCAGACGTGGGAACAACTCTTCAGCTTGCATTTGCAGGCAGTACGAACCTGCAGTATTCCGAAAACGGAACTGACTACGACATAAATGTAATGATGGATAAGTTTGACAGGACAAAGATAGATGACCTGGGTTCAATCACATTTGTAAATTCTAAAGGCGAGATAATTGAGTTGAGGCAGTTTGCAAACATCTATCAGTCGCTTGGTCCGAACAAGCTGGAGCGTTACGGAAGAATGTCATCCATTAAAGTACAGAGCCAGGTATTCGGCCGCCCTGTTGGTACAGTAGGTGACGATATAAAGAAAATTGTTGCCGCCAACATACATAATAACAACGTCAGCATTGAATATATCGGGCAGCTCCAGCGCCAGAGCGAGGCTTTCAGCAGCCTGCTTTTTGCTCTTGTTGCAGCTATTCTGCTGGTTTATTTTGTAATGGTTGCACTGTACAATTCTTATCTTTATCCCTTTGTTGTACTCTTCTCTCTTCCTGTAGCAACAATAGGAGCGCTCCTTGCACTTGCACTCGCGGGACAAAATATTTCAATGTTTGTGCTCATCGGTATAATTATGCTTATGGGTCTGGTGGCCAAGAACGCAATTCTGCTCGTTGACTTTACAAACAAGCTGAAAGAGGATGGGCGGACGGTAGTAGAAGCATTAGTAGAAGCAGGAAAGGAAAGATTAAGGCCTATCCTTATGACTACTATTGCAATGGTTATCGGTATGATCCCTCTTGCAATTTCATCGGGAGCTTCCTCTGAAAGCAAGAACGGACTTGCCTGGGTAATCATCGGCGGTCTTACGAGCTCGCTTATGCTGACGCTTATTCTTGTACCTTCGGTTTACATGGTCATGGAAAACCTGAAGGTAAAATTCCAGCACAGGTTTGCAAAGAAAAAGGCTGCGGCTAAAGACGTTCAAGTGGAAGTATTGGAAGAAGTCTAG
- a CDS encoding efflux RND transporter periplasmic adaptor subunit: MKKTISIIIVLLIVILAAARLKANREKIVSQKQNLTTEQVSVTTASVERKSSSFTLNLTGTLYPYKEVDIAAETSGKIIARKFELGQHFNKGTVIAIIDDKIKRLAYGTAKIEAERLKKDLTRTENLYNKGVSSEQVYDNARIGYEAAKNQMEQAEKQLAYTQISAPISGIITKKMVEEGAFVNLGTPIATIMDISKLKVKVNVSETNVYYLHTGDNVKITTDIYPGATFTGKISFVSPQGDNAHNFPVEIEVANSQKNPLKAGTFVNIEISVAQSGTGLFIPREALQGSIKDAKVFVASNGKALLKSITIGRQSNESLEVVSGLNEGDKVIVSGQVNLADNKSIKILNNNN; encoded by the coding sequence ATGAAAAAAACAATATCTATTATAATAGTCCTTCTGATAGTAATTCTTGCCGCTGCAAGATTAAAAGCAAACAGAGAAAAAATAGTATCACAAAAGCAGAACCTTACCACCGAGCAGGTTTCCGTAACTACAGCCAGCGTGGAAAGAAAATCTTCTTCTTTTACTTTGAACCTTACTGGCACACTTTATCCATATAAAGAAGTTGACATTGCCGCAGAGACATCGGGCAAGATCATAGCACGAAAGTTCGAGCTGGGGCAGCACTTCAACAAGGGAACTGTAATTGCAATAATCGACGACAAAATAAAGAGACTCGCATATGGAACTGCAAAGATTGAAGCTGAGAGATTGAAGAAGGATCTCACACGTACAGAAAATCTTTACAATAAAGGGGTTTCCTCGGAACAGGTCTACGACAACGCACGAATCGGCTATGAAGCTGCCAAAAACCAGATGGAACAGGCTGAAAAGCAGCTGGCCTATACACAGATATCCGCCCCTATTAGCGGAATAATTACAAAGAAAATGGTTGAAGAAGGGGCGTTTGTTAATTTGGGAACCCCAATTGCAACCATAATGGATATTTCAAAACTTAAAGTAAAAGTAAACGTATCTGAAACAAATGTTTACTACCTGCATACAGGCGACAATGTTAAAATAACAACAGACATTTATCCGGGCGCAACTTTCACGGGCAAGATTAGTTTTGTAAGCCCTCAGGGAGACAATGCACACAACTTCCCTGTTGAAATTGAAGTGGCAAACAGCCAGAAGAATCCCTTAAAGGCCGGTACATTTGTCAACATTGAGATTTCCGTTGCCCAGTCAGGAACGGGGCTCTTTATACCGCGTGAAGCCCTTCAGGGGAGCATCAAGGATGCAAAGGTATTTGTTGCATCCAACGGCAAAGCCCTCTTAAAGAGTATTACAATCGGACGCCAGAGCAATGAATCACTGGAAGTTGTTTCAGGACTTAACGAAGGCGACAAAGTTATCGTAAGCGGCCAGGTAAACCTGGCAGACAACAAATCAATTAAAATTCTTAATAATAATAATTAA
- a CDS encoding TetR/AcrR family transcriptional regulator, translating into MSHIERRQREKEETRSKILDAAREIAAKEGWQAVTIRRIADKVEYTPPIVYEYFDNKEDLLKGLVYSGFEIIRKQFTEASQTESDPKRLMTKISLIFLDFALEHKELFQLMFHLERTAPNETMRSIMELMKSTMTKISGKDEKTVWELIFAFLCLCHGAISFNLRSDKDHPHMKDFHGLYVRMVERYINSI; encoded by the coding sequence ATGAGCCATATCGAAAGGAGACAGAGGGAAAAGGAAGAAACCCGCTCAAAGATCCTTGATGCCGCAAGAGAAATTGCCGCAAAAGAGGGATGGCAGGCAGTAACCATACGCAGGATTGCCGATAAAGTGGAATATACCCCCCCGATTGTCTACGAGTACTTTGATAACAAGGAAGATCTCTTAAAAGGCCTGGTATATTCGGGCTTTGAAATAATCAGGAAGCAGTTTACCGAAGCCAGTCAGACAGAATCGGACCCCAAGCGCCTGATGACAAAAATCTCACTGATTTTCCTGGATTTTGCCCTTGAACATAAAGAACTCTTTCAGCTGATGTTTCACCTTGAACGCACTGCGCCAAACGAAACCATGAGATCAATAATGGAGCTGATGAAAAGCACGATGACAAAGATCTCCGGGAAAGACGAAAAAACGGTCTGGGAGCTTATTTTCGCATTCTTGTGCCTGTGCCACGGGGCCATATCCTTTAATCTGAGGTCAGATAAGGACCACCCGCATATGAAAGACTTTCACGGCCTTTATGTAAGAATGGTAGAAAGATATATTAACAGCATTTAG